The Acidianus manzaensis genome has a window encoding:
- a CDS encoding HesA/MoeB/ThiF family protein — MERFSRQLLTLGIDVQQKIMESKVLVAGCGALGSALAEFLVRLGVKEITIVDADVVELSNLHRTHIFTEKDIMRPKVIVCKDYLNKINSDTKINAIEDIIDNSNAEEIVKNHDVVFDGLDNIYYRLILNDACIKNNIPLIYAGISGEYGSAKIVVPNKTSCLSCFLQPYDTQDSCNVIGTTTIVPSIMASIQIQLFINYLRGEIDNNLILFDFKNLNIDKIKIEKNPECEACSYHKYKYLNEKPPISCGLSRHKKQNNEKLIFSSNEIQIFKNEESYILCYGQKCYKKKIA, encoded by the coding sequence ATGGAAAGATTTTCTAGACAATTACTTACTCTAGGGATAGATGTCCAGCAAAAAATCATGGAATCAAAGGTTCTTGTAGCTGGATGCGGAGCTTTAGGAAGTGCTCTTGCAGAATTTTTAGTTAGATTAGGTGTTAAAGAAATTACTATTGTAGATGCAGATGTTGTAGAACTAAGCAATTTACATAGAACCCACATTTTTACTGAAAAAGATATTATGAGACCAAAAGTAATAGTATGTAAAGATTATCTAAATAAAATTAATTCAGATACAAAAATTAACGCTATTGAAGACATTATAGATAATTCTAATGCAGAGGAGATTGTAAAAAATCACGATGTAGTATTTGATGGATTAGACAATATATATTATAGATTAATTCTAAATGATGCATGTATAAAAAATAATATTCCATTAATTTATGCTGGAATATCTGGAGAGTATGGATCAGCAAAAATAGTAGTGCCAAACAAAACTTCTTGCTTATCATGTTTTTTACAACCTTATGATACTCAAGATTCATGTAATGTAATTGGAACTACTACAATAGTACCATCAATAATGGCAAGCATTCAAATCCAATTATTTATAAATTACCTTAGAGGAGAAATAGATAATAACCTTATTTTGTTTGATTTCAAAAATCTAAATATAGATAAAATAAAGATTGAAAAAAATCCAGAATGCGAAGCATGCTCATATCATAAATACAAATATCTTAACGAAAAACCACCAATATCTTGCGGATTAAGTAGACATAAAAAACAAAACAATGAGAAACTAATTTTTTCCTCAAATGAAATACAGATATTCAAAAACGAAGAGAGTTATATACTTTGCTATGGCCAAAAGTGTTATAAGAAAAAAATAGCGTGA
- a CDS encoding lysylphosphatidylglycerol synthase domain-containing protein → MNWKTLLSASLPILVLFLYSILFHVNIILSLEKINIIVILSFIASYLFQILFIAIRDSKIVKVSLANAYKARLLGNAVGLLVPGWAGQELTRAIVYNRENKELIDAFSLSVAEASFDVIAGSIIFLAILPLKFYAIEFLYILVAIGNIAGWGIGMAYVYSTAGRHIGIEKSILRLAKFDQYYFVLLKGKDAIKNNISDINIIYYFALTIAGYLVLSAGIFPLVHNYFYDILVTMSYFVATLFPIPGASGVSELALAILLPSTYVFDIVILEYVCYSLGYIFIGEINISELKKEMKKIREYGKFYQDSKS, encoded by the coding sequence ATGAATTGGAAAACATTATTATCAGCATCTTTGCCAATTCTAGTGCTGTTCCTTTATTCAATATTGTTTCATGTTAATATAATACTCTCATTAGAAAAGATTAATATTATAGTAATCTTAAGTTTTATAGCAAGTTATTTATTTCAAATCTTATTTATAGCAATAAGAGATAGTAAAATAGTAAAAGTGTCCTTAGCTAATGCTTATAAAGCTAGACTTTTAGGTAACGCAGTAGGTTTATTAGTTCCAGGTTGGGCCGGACAAGAATTAACAAGAGCTATAGTTTACAATAGAGAAAATAAGGAACTCATAGACGCATTTAGCTTATCAGTAGCGGAAGCATCTTTTGATGTAATAGCAGGAAGCATAATATTCCTAGCAATTCTGCCTTTAAAATTTTATGCAATAGAATTTTTGTATATACTTGTAGCTATAGGAAATATAGCAGGATGGGGAATAGGTATGGCTTACGTATATTCCACGGCAGGACGACATATAGGAATTGAAAAAAGCATATTAAGATTAGCTAAATTTGATCAATATTACTTCGTATTATTAAAAGGAAAAGATGCAATAAAAAATAATATAAGTGATATAAACATTATTTACTATTTCGCTTTAACAATAGCAGGATATTTAGTATTGAGCGCAGGAATATTTCCTTTAGTACATAATTATTTCTATGATATTTTAGTTACAATGAGTTATTTTGTAGCTACACTATTTCCTATTCCTGGTGCGTCTGGAGTATCAGAATTAGCTTTAGCAATACTCTTACCATCAACTTACGTATTTGACATAGTAATTCTAGAATATGTTTGTTACTCTTTAGGTTACATCTTTATTGGAGAAATAAATATTAGCGAACTTAAAAAAGAAATGAAAAAGATCAGAGAATATGGAAAGTTTTATCAAGACTCCAAATCCTGA
- the aroE gene encoding shikimate dehydrogenase → MFIDYNTKLFGIIGNNISYTLSPAIHNFSFEKMQINSVYLAFDIPQHKFDKVIQGLLDVGEGFNITIPYKEKIIPYLDKVDESSEKLNAVNTVFKSKGYNTDYIALLTLIKEKSYNIDLHSAIIFGAGGAAKAAAFALASFGIDILILNRTIERANRLVDNLNKYGYKAKAAVSCKDVNYDVIVNATPDPLYINDECVKGKLAIDFVYHPIITEFLDKSLKKGLNIINGLEILIYQALEAQKIWFGKSLSYKEVVDYLYARKLIR, encoded by the coding sequence ATGTTTATAGATTATAATACGAAACTATTCGGTATTATAGGTAATAATATAAGCTATACCTTATCTCCTGCGATACATAATTTTTCCTTTGAGAAAATGCAAATTAATTCTGTATATTTAGCTTTTGACATTCCTCAACACAAATTTGATAAAGTAATTCAAGGATTATTAGATGTAGGAGAAGGGTTTAATATTACTATACCGTATAAAGAGAAAATTATTCCTTACTTAGATAAAGTAGACGAAAGCAGTGAGAAATTGAATGCTGTAAATACTGTATTTAAATCTAAAGGATATAATACAGATTATATAGCATTACTTACCTTAATTAAAGAAAAAAGCTATAATATAGATTTGCATTCTGCAATAATATTTGGTGCAGGGGGTGCAGCTAAAGCTGCTGCTTTTGCCTTAGCGTCTTTTGGCATTGATATTCTAATATTAAACAGAACAATAGAGAGAGCTAATAGATTAGTTGATAATTTAAATAAATACGGTTACAAAGCTAAGGCAGCAGTATCGTGTAAAGATGTTAATTATGATGTAATAGTTAACGCTACACCTGATCCTCTTTACATTAATGATGAATGTGTAAAAGGTAAGCTTGCCATAGATTTTGTTTATCATCCTATAATAACTGAATTTTTAGATAAAAGTCTCAAGAAAGGTTTGAATATAATAAATGGATTAGAGATCTTAATATATCAAGCTTTGGAAGCACAAAAAATATGGTTTGGTAAATCTCTATCTTACAAAGAAGTGGTGGATTATCTATATGCCAGGAAACTCATTAGGTAA
- the aroF gene encoding 3-deoxy-7-phosphoheptulonate synthase, with protein MILYVLKDGADYSTFKEKLQISSSSYKFLDLYGKKIALVWPDVEGNIDDSSIEMKVKTNKHYILSSNEWKKDPTEVKVGDTVIGSEKIVVAAGPCAVESEEQVETVAKAVKRAGASLLRGGAYKPRTSPYSFQGLGEEGVKILRKVGDEVGLPIVTEIMDTKDSEVFKKYVDMIQIGTRNAQNFSLLKDVGKLGKPVLLKRGMANTVEEWLQASEYLLSEGNGNVVLCERGIRTFEKATRFTLDVGGMIAAKMMTHLPMAADPSHPAGKRELVHSLALASVAAGADMLLIEVHPHPEKALSDSEQQLTPESFEVLMNRIKALASALGRSV; from the coding sequence ATGATATTATATGTGCTAAAAGACGGAGCAGATTATTCAACTTTTAAGGAGAAGTTACAAATTTCATCCTCATCTTATAAGTTTCTAGATTTATATGGTAAGAAAATTGCCTTAGTATGGCCAGATGTTGAAGGTAATATAGATGATAGTTCTATTGAAATGAAAGTTAAGACTAATAAGCATTATATTTTATCTAGTAATGAATGGAAAAAAGATCCTACAGAAGTTAAAGTAGGAGATACTGTTATTGGGTCTGAGAAAATTGTAGTAGCTGCAGGTCCTTGTGCAGTGGAAAGCGAAGAACAAGTTGAGACTGTGGCTAAGGCAGTAAAAAGAGCTGGAGCTTCATTATTGAGAGGAGGAGCTTATAAACCTAGGACTAGTCCTTATTCATTTCAAGGATTAGGAGAAGAAGGTGTGAAGATTTTAAGAAAAGTTGGTGATGAAGTAGGATTACCTATAGTTACTGAAATTATGGATACTAAGGACTCAGAAGTGTTCAAAAAATACGTAGATATGATACAAATAGGAACAAGAAATGCTCAGAATTTCTCGTTATTGAAAGATGTAGGAAAGCTAGGCAAACCAGTACTTTTAAAGAGAGGAATGGCAAACACAGTAGAAGAATGGTTGCAAGCATCAGAATATTTGTTATCTGAAGGAAACGGAAATGTTGTATTATGTGAAAGAGGAATAAGGACTTTCGAGAAAGCTACTAGATTTACTCTAGATGTTGGTGGTATGATAGCGGCTAAAATGATGACTCATTTGCCTATGGCTGCGGATCCTAGTCATCCTGCAGGAAAAAGAGAATTAGTTCATTCGTTAGCTTTAGCTTCTGTAGCAGCAGGGGCTGATATGCTCTTAATTGAGGTTCATCCTCATCCAGAAAAAGCTTTAAGCGATTCAGAGCAACAATTAACTCCTGAGTCTTTTGAGGTACTTATGAATAGAATTAAAGCCTTAGCTTCAGCTTTAGGTAGATCTGTATGA
- a CDS encoding transketolase: MGERDGIPISINELNKLRQIADKARKNVIKMQFYDHSVHVGSSLSSIEILTTLVFRYIRDSSEKVNKDWLILSKGHAAPALYAVLAEKGLIKEDELWKIQSIEGLLQGHPEVFIPGVDMSTGSLGQGLSFGIGVATGIKMSGGNGRVFVIMGDGEQDEGEVWEAMTHAVARKLDNLIAFIEINGFQLDDSVSEVKPKDFLQDVWKAVGWRTFSCDGHDIKSIVDAIEEALKSKKPAVIFAKTVRGKGFPPIENSKRQRATPDVTRQYLVDS; encoded by the coding sequence ATGGGTGAGCGTGATGGAATTCCAATATCAATAAATGAACTAAATAAGCTAAGGCAAATAGCAGATAAGGCAAGAAAAAATGTAATAAAAATGCAGTTTTACGACCATTCAGTACATGTAGGTTCATCATTAAGTAGTATAGAAATATTAACAACGTTAGTATTTAGATACATTAGAGATTCTTCAGAAAAGGTAAATAAAGATTGGTTAATTCTAAGTAAAGGCCATGCAGCTCCAGCCTTATATGCAGTATTAGCAGAAAAAGGATTAATTAAAGAAGATGAGTTATGGAAAATTCAGTCGATAGAAGGATTGCTACAAGGTCATCCTGAAGTATTTATACCTGGTGTAGATATGTCAACTGGAAGTTTAGGCCAAGGATTAAGTTTTGGAATAGGAGTAGCTACTGGAATTAAAATGTCAGGAGGAAATGGAAGGGTTTTCGTAATAATGGGAGATGGAGAGCAAGATGAAGGAGAAGTATGGGAAGCTATGACACATGCTGTTGCCAGAAAATTAGATAACTTAATAGCATTCATAGAGATTAATGGATTTCAATTAGATGATAGTGTATCAGAAGTTAAGCCTAAGGACTTCTTACAAGATGTATGGAAAGCTGTGGGTTGGAGAACATTCTCATGCGATGGTCATGATATCAAGAGTATAGTAGATGCAATAGAAGAAGCGCTAAAATCTAAAAAACCTGCAGTTATATTCGCAAAAACTGTAAGAGGAAAAGGTTTTCCACCAATAGAAAATTCAAAAAGACAGAGGGCGACACCAGATGTTACAAGGCAGTATCTCGTCGATTCGTGA
- the aroB gene encoding 3-dehydroquinate synthase, whose protein sequence is MRDFSEEICCSNVNVIIDQKYSDFIENIKGKKAIVYPKSLKINVDGDLLIPIEDGESAKDINNVLDLVHKLYENNFDRGDYVIAIGGGTILDLSGFASSIYMRGLNLVNVPTTLLGMVDAAIGGKNGVNFGNAKNILGTYYQPSYILIDLDFLNTLPLEELRKGLAEVIKYGIILDKELYDYLSLNNEKILNKDRDSLSEIISKSIRDKLNIVKQDERETKGIRVVLNFGHTIGHAIEAGSNFKISHGYAISLGMVCEAKIAEEMGYSEEGVVEDSLWILDLYKLPIVPEKLPYPVSKELAIAAIGKDKKIRNGEILMPFPTRIGDWKVVKVPVETVKGFASQCL, encoded by the coding sequence ATGAGAGATTTTTCTGAAGAAATCTGTTGTTCCAATGTAAATGTTATAATAGATCAAAAATATTCTGATTTTATCGAGAATATTAAAGGTAAAAAGGCTATAGTTTATCCTAAGAGCTTGAAGATAAATGTTGATGGAGACTTACTTATACCTATTGAAGACGGCGAGTCTGCTAAGGATATAAATAATGTTCTTGATCTGGTTCATAAGTTGTATGAAAATAATTTTGATAGAGGAGATTATGTAATAGCTATTGGAGGAGGTACTATTTTAGATCTTAGTGGTTTTGCTTCTTCTATTTATATGAGAGGTTTAAATTTAGTAAACGTTCCTACAACTCTTTTAGGTATGGTAGATGCTGCAATAGGTGGAAAAAATGGAGTAAACTTTGGAAATGCTAAGAATATTTTAGGAACGTATTATCAGCCTTCTTATATTCTTATAGATTTAGATTTTCTTAATACTTTGCCATTAGAGGAATTAAGAAAAGGATTAGCTGAAGTAATAAAATATGGAATAATTCTAGATAAGGAATTATATGATTATCTTTCATTAAATAATGAAAAGATTTTAAATAAAGATAGAGATTCATTATCTGAGATAATATCAAAATCTATAAGAGACAAATTAAATATTGTAAAACAAGATGAAAGAGAAACTAAAGGAATTAGAGTTGTCTTAAACTTTGGCCATACTATAGGTCATGCAATAGAAGCAGGATCTAATTTTAAGATAAGTCATGGTTATGCAATATCTTTAGGTATGGTGTGTGAAGCTAAAATAGCGGAAGAAATGGGATATTCAGAAGAGGGTGTAGTTGAAGATAGCCTTTGGATTTTAGATCTATACAAATTGCCAATAGTTCCAGAAAAGCTTCCATATCCTGTATCTAAAGAATTAGCAATTGCAGCTATAGGAAAGGATAAGAAAATAAGAAATGGAGAAATACTTATGCCTTTCCCTACAAGAATAGGTGACTGGAAAGTAGTTAAAGTACCAGTAGAGACAGTAAAAGGGTTTGCCTCACAATGTTTATAG
- a CDS encoding chorismate mutase, with protein sequence MSEINDLRRQIEDIDDQIVKLIVSRFELVKKVGEIKKEKNLPVTDEKREEEVRQRWILLARRYGLSESFVDTFLPILFSYSKIYEVNSAKKRRIVLLGYGGMARALASLFKLTKQEVVITGRDLLKAEKLSNEFNFVTMDILNAIRWGELIISTFPPAVLLSDFSSKIYSNIKGKIFMDISSSKNLVFPYIEEKSLKENFIYVSIHPLFGPYIYPVGERVAIIPSKSSNDDVVKDLVKFFRDNGLYPLVTTLEEHEKAMAIVQVIPHFYLLALSESINKLSKELDIDFSKYQTTNFREVYKLIRKINDIKDVIMEIQSLNPYADKARELGVRELNNLYNELLEKKK encoded by the coding sequence ATGAGCGAGATTAATGATTTAAGAAGGCAAATTGAAGATATAGATGATCAAATAGTAAAGTTAATTGTTTCTAGATTTGAATTAGTTAAAAAAGTTGGAGAAATTAAAAAAGAAAAGAATTTGCCTGTTACTGATGAGAAAAGAGAAGAGGAAGTAAGACAAAGATGGATTTTATTAGCTAGAAGATACGGGTTGTCTGAATCATTTGTAGATACTTTTTTACCTATTTTGTTTTCTTATTCTAAGATTTACGAAGTAAATTCAGCTAAAAAGAGAAGAATTGTGTTATTAGGATATGGAGGAATGGCTAGAGCGTTAGCTTCTTTGTTTAAATTAACTAAGCAAGAAGTAGTTATTACTGGTAGGGATTTATTAAAGGCTGAAAAACTTTCTAATGAGTTTAATTTTGTAACTATGGATATTTTGAATGCAATAAGATGGGGAGAATTAATTATAAGTACATTTCCTCCTGCAGTTCTACTTTCTGATTTTTCTTCAAAAATTTATTCCAATATAAAAGGAAAAATTTTTATGGATATTTCTTCTTCTAAAAATTTGGTTTTTCCATATATAGAGGAAAAATCGTTAAAAGAGAATTTCATTTATGTTTCAATTCATCCTTTATTTGGTCCGTATATTTATCCTGTAGGTGAAAGAGTAGCTATAATTCCCTCTAAGTCTTCTAATGATGATGTAGTAAAAGATTTGGTAAAATTCTTTAGAGATAATGGATTATATCCTTTAGTAACTACTTTAGAGGAACACGAAAAGGCGATGGCAATAGTCCAAGTAATTCCTCATTTTTATTTGCTAGCTTTATCTGAAAGTATTAATAAGCTTTCTAAGGAATTAGATATAGATTTTAGTAAATATCAAACTACTAATTTTAGAGAAGTGTACAAGCTTATTCGTAAGATAAATGATATAAAGGATGTAATTATGGAAATTCAAAGTCTTAATCCTTATGCTGATAAAGCTAGAGAGCTTGGAGTAAGAGAATTAAATAACCTCTATAATGAATTATTAGAGAAGAAAAAATGA
- a CDS encoding shikimate kinase produces MQTYGGISVVNAIPSWYGSSMAINLKVNVEITKGEYKGDSKLIKTILDFMKAKYSIGPLDVKVYSEVPQQSGLKSSSAVSTALLGEIKRKFDLDIDVPKLSAILSIMAGVSYTGALDDAVAAFYGGVSFTYNKEFKIIDKRNPPEDVSILLIPIGNRPKVKIEELKKYNLIFKEIFHLALRDIITAMKYNGILVSEILGYDKKPLEEISKRKEALAYGISGNGPSIFALCKKGEEGPIYEILSKYGKVILVSGVNLEGDNR; encoded by the coding sequence ATGCAAACCTACGGAGGGATCTCAGTAGTTAATGCCATTCCATCATGGTATGGCTCTTCTATGGCAATTAACTTGAAAGTAAATGTAGAAATAACTAAGGGAGAATATAAGGGAGACAGTAAATTAATTAAGACAATCCTTGATTTCATGAAAGCTAAATATAGCATAGGTCCGTTAGATGTAAAAGTATATTCTGAAGTTCCTCAACAGAGTGGATTAAAAAGTAGTAGTGCAGTTTCTACTGCGCTTCTTGGAGAAATAAAAAGAAAATTTGATTTGGATATTGATGTACCTAAGTTGTCTGCTATCTTATCAATAATGGCTGGTGTATCTTATACTGGTGCTTTGGACGATGCAGTTGCAGCATTTTATGGAGGTGTTTCTTTTACTTATAATAAGGAATTTAAAATAATTGATAAGAGGAATCCTCCAGAAGATGTTTCAATTTTATTAATTCCTATAGGAAATAGACCTAAAGTAAAAATAGAAGAACTAAAGAAATACAATTTAATTTTTAAGGAGATATTTCATTTGGCCTTACGAGATATTATTACTGCAATGAAATATAATGGAATATTAGTTTCTGAAATTCTAGGATATGATAAGAAGCCTTTAGAGGAGATTTCAAAGAGGAAGGAAGCATTAGCTTATGGAATATCTGGAAATGGTCCATCAATTTTTGCTTTATGTAAAAAAGGCGAAGAGGGTCCTATATATGAGATTTTAAGCAAGTATGGAAAAGTAATTTTAGTAAGTGGGGTAAATCTTGAAGGCGATAATAGATAA
- a CDS encoding transketolase family protein has protein sequence MLQGSISSIREAFGRTLVKIGEEDKDIIVITADVGDSTRGYYFKEKFPDRYFNVGISEQDMVNFAAGLSAVGKKPVAVDFAMFMMRAWEQIRNTIGRMNLNVKLAVTHSGYSDSGDGSSHQALEDISLMRTIPNMKVIVPADAADVERSLPVIINENGPIYYRMGRDYSPPITSSMNYKFEIGKAYVLKDGDDLAIMGAGVVLWDALKAADELEKMGISTAVINVPSIKPIDEATIEYYARKTGRIVTIEEHTIYGGVGSAIAEVVVNRYPVPMRFIGSVTYGRSARSERDLLDYYGFVPETVVKKALELIK, from the coding sequence ATGTTACAAGGCAGTATCTCGTCGATTCGTGAAGCGTTCGGTAGAACGCTAGTAAAAATAGGCGAAGAAGATAAAGATATTATAGTAATTACTGCTGACGTTGGAGATTCAACTAGAGGATACTATTTTAAAGAAAAGTTTCCTGACAGATATTTCAATGTAGGTATTTCAGAGCAGGATATGGTTAATTTTGCTGCAGGTTTGTCTGCCGTAGGTAAAAAACCCGTAGCAGTTGACTTTGCTATGTTTATGATGAGAGCATGGGAGCAAATAAGGAATACTATAGGAAGGATGAATTTAAATGTAAAATTAGCTGTAACTCATTCAGGATATAGTGATAGTGGAGATGGTTCTAGTCATCAAGCATTAGAGGATATTTCGCTTATGAGAACGATACCTAATATGAAAGTTATAGTTCCAGCTGATGCAGCAGATGTAGAAAGGAGTTTACCAGTTATCATAAATGAGAACGGTCCAATTTATTATAGAATGGGAAGGGATTATTCTCCACCTATAACTTCTAGTATGAACTATAAATTTGAAATAGGGAAAGCATACGTGCTAAAAGATGGAGACGACTTGGCTATTATGGGAGCTGGAGTAGTTTTATGGGATGCATTAAAGGCTGCTGACGAATTAGAAAAGATGGGTATATCTACTGCAGTTATAAATGTTCCGTCTATCAAACCAATTGATGAAGCTACTATTGAGTATTATGCTAGGAAAACTGGTAGAATAGTAACTATCGAAGAGCATACTATTTATGGAGGAGTAGGGTCAGCGATAGCTGAAGTAGTAGTAAATAGATATCCTGTACCTATGAGGTTTATAGGTAGTGTAACTTACGGAAGGTCAGCTAGAAGTGAAAGAGATTTACTAGATTATTATGGATTTGTACCAGAAACAGTAGTTAAAAAAGCTCTAGAGTTGATCAAATGA
- a CDS encoding 3-phosphoshikimate 1-carboxyvinyltransferase, whose product MKAIIDKSNIEGKVKAPQSKSQGIRLIFLSLLTKIKLYNYTPSDDIKMALNAVDAIRSKTDYIYVGGSATTLRMLIPIVVALKMKVTIDGDESLRRRPISSIIKALKKAKFSSASLPITIESNGLEEEIEIEGWESSQYISGLIYAYHLIGGGKIKIIPPISSKSYIEMTIDLFNRFGSDVKLEGNTVYVNPKPLREYEGEIPGDYALSSFYAIASIISQRKIEINGLYDPPEYFGDHKIIDILANIGVKSYYSKHSWFVEYQGSISPVEIDINDIPDLSTSLSAILSIADGASKLSGVERLKIKESNRIETIIDTLEAFGVNAEYKDQSIIIRGSQIKRGSIICPNDHRIAMLAGDLAIKEGGEIEKAECVNKSNPKFWEDLISLGGKITLE is encoded by the coding sequence TTGAAGGCGATAATAGATAAGTCAAATATTGAGGGAAAAGTAAAAGCTCCACAATCTAAAAGTCAAGGAATAAGATTAATTTTCCTTTCATTACTTACTAAAATTAAGCTATATAATTATACTCCTTCTGACGATATAAAAATGGCATTAAATGCAGTAGATGCTATAAGATCAAAAACAGATTATATTTACGTAGGTGGTTCAGCTACAACTTTGCGAATGTTGATACCAATAGTTGTGGCATTAAAAATGAAAGTAACTATTGATGGAGATGAAAGTTTGCGAAGGAGACCAATATCCTCTATTATAAAAGCTTTAAAAAAAGCTAAATTCTCTTCAGCATCTTTGCCTATAACTATTGAGAGTAATGGTTTAGAAGAAGAAATAGAAATAGAAGGATGGGAAAGTAGCCAATATATTTCTGGATTAATTTATGCTTATCATTTGATTGGGGGAGGTAAGATTAAAATTATTCCTCCTATATCGTCGAAAAGTTATATTGAAATGACTATTGACCTTTTTAATAGATTTGGTTCTGACGTTAAATTAGAAGGAAATACAGTTTATGTTAATCCTAAGCCTCTTCGTGAATATGAAGGAGAAATACCAGGAGATTATGCCTTATCTTCATTCTACGCAATAGCAAGTATAATTTCACAAAGAAAAATTGAAATAAATGGATTATACGATCCACCAGAATATTTTGGAGATCATAAAATAATTGATATACTAGCTAATATTGGGGTGAAAAGCTATTATTCCAAGCATTCTTGGTTTGTAGAATATCAAGGAAGTATATCTCCTGTGGAGATAGATATTAATGATATTCCTGACCTGTCTACATCGTTATCTGCTATACTGTCAATAGCTGATGGAGCTAGTAAATTATCCGGTGTTGAAAGATTAAAAATCAAAGAAAGTAATAGAATAGAAACAATTATAGATACATTAGAAGCCTTTGGAGTAAATGCTGAATATAAGGATCAATCAATAATAATTAGAGGTTCGCAGATTAAAAGAGGTTCAATTATATGTCCTAATGATCATAGAATTGCCATGTTAGCTGGAGATTTAGCTATCAAAGAAGGTGGAGAAATAGAGAAAGCTGAATGTGTAAACAAAAGTAATCCAAAATTTTGGGAAGATTTAATATCGTTAGGTGGAAAAATAACTCTAGAATGA
- the aroC gene encoding chorismate synthase: MPGNSLGKALTITTFGESHGPAIGVIIDGLPAGLPVKKEDLEFELSFRRPGRLFVSGRREKDEPEILSGIYNGRTTGSPLAILIRNTDVISSFYEEVKNKPRPGHADLPYIMRYGYENWDYRGGGRASARETATRVAAGAIAKKLLMLTNTSIAGHLISLGPIELDEKVSFEEILCSKYSPVRASKKSLESKYEELVKSATVEGDSYGGVAEIVVNNPPKALGEPVFDKIKADLAKAILSIPAVMGFEYGLGFKAAKMKGSEANDEIIFKDDKITWKYNNSGGILGGITTGEPIILRCAFKPTSSIRKPQKTVDLRNNKETEISVLGRHDPAVAIRGVTVAEAMVALVLADHAIRSNVIPQVKLSDKDVEIIENNWKRYVNSCKPTEGSQ; the protein is encoded by the coding sequence ATGCCAGGAAACTCATTAGGTAAAGCATTAACTATAACTACTTTTGGAGAAAGTCATGGCCCAGCTATAGGAGTTATAATAGACGGTCTACCAGCCGGATTACCAGTTAAAAAAGAAGATCTGGAATTTGAACTGTCTTTTAGAAGACCTGGAAGATTATTCGTTTCGGGAAGACGAGAAAAAGATGAACCAGAAATTTTAAGTGGAATTTATAATGGTAGGACAACTGGATCTCCATTAGCTATTCTTATAAGAAATACTGATGTTATATCTTCTTTTTATGAAGAAGTTAAAAATAAACCTAGACCTGGTCATGCAGATTTACCTTATATAATGAGGTATGGATATGAAAATTGGGATTATAGAGGAGGAGGAAGAGCTAGTGCTAGAGAAACAGCTACTAGAGTAGCTGCTGGAGCTATAGCTAAAAAATTGCTTATGTTAACTAATACATCGATAGCTGGGCATTTAATCAGTTTAGGTCCAATAGAATTAGATGAAAAAGTATCTTTTGAGGAGATTTTATGTTCCAAATATAGTCCTGTTAGAGCTAGTAAAAAAAGTTTAGAATCTAAATATGAAGAATTGGTAAAATCTGCTACAGTAGAAGGAGATAGTTATGGAGGAGTTGCAGAAATAGTTGTAAATAATCCTCCTAAGGCTTTGGGAGAACCTGTATTTGACAAGATAAAGGCAGACTTAGCTAAGGCTATTTTATCTATACCTGCAGTAATGGGATTTGAGTATGGATTAGGTTTTAAAGCTGCTAAAATGAAAGGAAGTGAAGCTAATGATGAAATAATTTTTAAGGATGATAAAATTACGTGGAAGTATAATAATTCCGGAGGAATTTTAGGAGGAATAACTACTGGAGAACCTATAATTCTAAGATGTGCATTTAAGCCTACAAGCTCAATAAGGAAGCCTCAAAAAACAGTTGATTTAAGAAACAATAAAGAAACTGAAATTTCAGTATTAGGAAGACATGATCCAGCTGTAGCGATAAGAGGTGTTACTGTTGCTGAAGCTATGGTAGCTTTAGTTTTAGCTGATCATGCTATTAGATCTAATGTTATTCCTCAAGTTAAGCTTTCAGATAAAGATGTAGAGATTATCGAGAATAACTGGAAGAGGTATGTTAATTCATGCAAACCTACGGAGGGATCTCAGTAG